One window of Acropora palmata chromosome 1, jaAcrPala1.3, whole genome shotgun sequence genomic DNA carries:
- the LOC141876552 gene encoding properdin-like, producing the protein MAKYTTFVAIALSMHCLVCILHFAEAQRDEEGYCYMKIRKRTGECKKRMKLKQGKGDCCSNGGAGWSLTKRGRDSCEPCKSLFPEPSVWGDWGQWSTCNATCGPSFQVKRRECISSGVKNCKGKSELVRSCRKPPCPIHGGWSTWGNWSICSKTCGTGYQVQSRTCSNPAPKYGGRTCQGPLQQSRSCEKTKYCPIHGGWGEWGEWSACSLTCGLGKQTRDRKCNSPEPQYGGRPCNESERIDGKYCRRQRCEDIVQYSGSGGSAWSSGSGSGSGSGSLYSGEGGWETSHKTRAWSDDEDDAFEFRRKRIKKKPLKARNF; encoded by the exons atggcaaaatataCAACTTTCGTAGCAATTGCTCTGAGCATGCACTGTTTAGTTTGCATTCTGCATTTTGCAG AGGCGCAGCGAGACGAAGAAGGGTATTGTTACATGAAAATCCGCAAAAGAACCGGAGAATGCAAGAAAAGGATGAAACTCAAGCAGGGAAAAGGAGACTGTTGTTCAAATGGAGGCGCTGGTTGGAGTTTAACAAAAAGAGGGAGAGACAGCTGCGAGCCTTGCAAATCATTATTCCCAG AACCGAGTGTTTGGGGTGATTGGGGACAATGGAGTACCTGCAACGCAACCTGTGGACCTTCGTTTCAAGTGAAGAGGAGAGAATGTATCTCCAGTGGCgtgaaaaactgcaaaggaAAGAGCGAATTAGTCAGGTCGTGCAGAAAACCCCCCTGTCCAA TTCACGGTGGCTGGTCTACCTGGGGGAATTGGTCAATTTGCTCAAAGACATGTGGCACAGGTTACCAAGTTCAATCAAGAACATGCTCTAACCCCGCTCCTAAGTACGGCGGGAGGACTTGCCAGGGACCGCTGCAGCAAAGTAGATCCTGTGAGAAAACAAAGTATTGTCCCA TTCATGGCGGCTGGGGAGAATGGGGCGAGTGGTCGGCATGTAGCCTAACCTGTGGGCTTGGTAAGCAGACACGTGACCGGAAGTGCAATTCACCAGAGCCTCAATATGGAGGCAGACCATGTAACGAATCAGAGAGAATTGATGGCAAATACTGCCGAAGACAGAGATGCGAAGATATAG TTCAATACTCAGGCTCTGGCGGGTCAGCTTGGTCTTCAGGATCTGGATCTGGATCGGGCTCAGGTTCCTTGTATTCCGGCGAAGGTGGCTGGGAAACCTCACATAAAACAAGGGCCTGGAGCGATGATGAAGACGATGCCTTCGAGTTTCGACGCAAACGAATTAAGAAAAAACCACTGAAAGCCCGcaatttttag